A portion of the Thunnus albacares chromosome 23, fThuAlb1.1, whole genome shotgun sequence genome contains these proteins:
- the nrcama gene encoding neuronal cell adhesion molecule a isoform X5, producing MDRNREWVPGITAVLLILFSHVTSALEVPLDPKVLEGLPQPPTITLQSPKDYIFDPRENIVINCEAKGKPHPSFSWTRNGTHFDVEKDSKVLMKPGSGTLVIDISGEKAEAYEGTYQCTAHNEHGTAVSNNIVIRQSRSPLWSKERNEAITVQMGVSLVLQCRPPAGLPPPVIFWMDNNFQRLPLDQRVSQALNGDLYFSNVLPEDTRSDYICYARFPHTQTIQQKQPISVTVLENSPVGERRPGFMTPLGITSTKMVLRGETLELECIAEGLPTPEISWQKDGGELPNSRKTFHNFKRTLKISDVNEADGGDYRCTATNKLGTAHHIIKVTVKAAPFWISAPRNLILAPNETGILTCRVSGEPKPKISWFVNGVPIENAPEDQSRKVDDDTVILSNVQPGSSAVYQCNASNEFGYLMANAFVSVLAEPPRVLTPPNRVYQVITNNPALLHCASFGSPIPTITWFKDSQTSIKNDDPYVIHENGTLEIHVAQPLNSGKYTCIATNNLGIKENHVFLEVKEPTRILQQPEYKVVQRGMSAMFECKVKHDPSLIPTMIWLKDNGELPDDERFEVDTDSLIIKDVTDEDEGTYTCIMNTTLDQDSASAMLTVVEATPTPAIVYEKPDPPTALELTDQTERTVKLTWTPGDEHNSPTERFLIQYEDLLHQPGVWVNLTEVDGTSTTAQLNLSPYVYYSFRVLAENQVGHSQPSQPSRQYRTNPAAPDESPSDVQGEGTEPDNLVISWTPLTGFQANGPGLEYKVQWRQKDVDHEWSSRTVANVSQCVVTGTATYVPYEIKVQALNDYGNAPESEVVIGYSGEDSPLSAPESVQVTVRNSTLAEVQWEPVSPTTVRGKLQGYKVYYRRERGLQETETEETEEEEQVLTFTGNRSEGRLPGLQPYSLYNLFVKVLNSKAEGPPSPGKKFETPEGVPGPPAFLSVINPSLDSLTLEWGAPLRVNGRLAGYTLKYQPVSAVNTTTELGPVKVMTFLGNETTITLGNLNSSMLYKFYLSAKTTKGSGPIVTEEAFTVMDTARTQPTVETGKGPTEPPHTTSPITQSPHPPFHKGTSTPLPPVGPAFGTVNTSVSEDGAVINWEYFGHHKNVYVEYIVENSKEDWKKELVNGSHSHMIKGLKPGTSYRVRVVARDPADPTVHSTDEVLVTVPAVPSRQVDIATQGWFIGLMCAIALLILVLLIVCFIKRNKGGKYPVKEKEDAHQDPEIQPMKEDDGTFGEYRSIESDTEDHKPLKGSRTPSNGTVRRDESDDSLVDYGEGGDGQFNEDGSFIGQYSGKKEKDTHEGNESSEAPSPVNAMNSFV from the exons ATGGACAGGAATAGGGAATGGGTGCCGGGCATCACAGCTGTGCTATTGATACTCTTCAGTCACGTGACTTCAGCGCTGGAAGTGCCTCTTGATC CTAAAGTACTGGAAGGAT TGCCCCAACCCCCCACTATAACACTACAGTCCCCAAAGGATTACATCTTTGATCCGCGGGAGAACATCGTCATCAACTGTGAGGCCAAGGGGAAGCCTCATCCCAG CTTTTCATGGACAAGAAATGGGACCCACTTTGACGTCGAGAAAGACTCCAAAGTTCTGATGAAGCCCGGTTCAGGAACTCTGGTCATTGACATCAGTGGGGAAAAGGCTGAGGCTTATGAGGGAACATACCAGTGTACAGCTCACAACGAGCATGGCACAGCTGTATCCAACAACATTGTCATTAGACAGTCCA GGTCCCCCTTGTGGTcgaaagagagaaatgaggcCATCACGGTGCAGATGGGGGTCTCCCTGGTGCTGCAGTGCCGACCCCCCGCTGGGCTGCCCCCTCCCGTCATTTTTTGGATGGACAACA ATTTCCAGAGGCTGCCGCTGGATCAACGAGTATCCCAGGCACTGAACGGAGACTTGTACTTCTCCAATGTTCTCCCAGAAGACACCCGGAGTGACTACATCTGCTACGCCCGCTTCCCCCATACACAGACCATCCAGCAGAAACAGCCCATCTCAGTCACCGTGCTGGAGA ACAGCCCAGTGGGGGAGCGCCGTCCTGGTTTCATGACGCCTCTGGGCATAACCAGCACCAAGATGGTTCTGAGAGGGGAGACTCTGGAGCTGGAATGCATCGCTGAGGGCTT GCCCACTCCAGAGATCTCCTGGCAGAAGGATGGTGGTGAGCTGCCGAACAGCAGGAAGACTTTCCATAACTTCAAAAGAACGCTAAAGATTTCTGACGTGAATGAAGCCGACGGTGGCGACTACCGCTGTACAGCCACAAACAAACTGGGCACTGCACACCACATCATCAAGGTCACTGTCAAAG CGGCCCCTTTCTGGATCAGTGCTCCCAGGAACCTGATCCTCGCCCCAAATGAGACTGGCATCCTGACTTGTCGAGTCAGTGGAGAACCCAAGCCAAAGATTAGCTGGTTTGTCAATGGAGTCCCCATAGAGA ATGCGCCTGAGGATCAGAGCCGCAAGGTGGATGACGACACTGTTATTCTCAGCAATGTGCAGCCAGGGTCCAGTGCTGTCTACCAGTGTAACGCATCTAATGAATTTGGCTACCTGATGGCTAACGCTTTTGTCAGTGTTCTTG CTGAGCCACCAAGGGTGCTCACTCCACCCAACAGAGTGTACCAGGTCATCACCAACAACCCTGCCTTACTACACTGTGCCTCCTTTGGCTCACCAATACCAACTATCACATG GTTCAAAGACAGTCAGACCAGCATTAAAAATGATGACCCATATGTGATTCATGAGAATGGTACTTTGGAGATCCATGTGGCCCAGCCACTTAACAGTGGAAAGTACACCTGTATTGCCACCAACAACTTAGGCATCAAAGAGAACCATGTCTTCCTGGAGGTTAAAG AGCCCACTCGTATCCTGCAACAGCCAGAGTACAAGGTGGTGCAGAGAGGCATGAGCGCTATGTTTGAGTGTAAAGTCAAACACGACCCATCTCTCATCCCCACGATGATCTGGCTCAAAGACAATGGGGAGCTGCCTGATGATGAGAG GTTTGAGGTGGACACAGACAGTCTGATTATCAAAGATGTGACAGATGAAGATGAGGGCACTTACACCTGCATCATGAACACCACCCTGGACCAGGACTCAGCCAGTGCCATGCTGACTGTTGTTG AGGCTACTCCTACTCCAGCTATTGTCTACG AGAAACCTGACCCTCCGACTGCTCTGGAATTGACTGACCAGACAGAGAGGACCGTTAAGCTCACCTGGACCCCCGGAGACGAACACAACAGTCCCACAGAGA GGTTTCTGATCCAATATGAGGATCTGCTACACCAGCCAGGTGTTTGGGTCAACCTAACAGAGGTTGATGGTACAAGCACCACAGCACAGCTGAATCTCTCCCCATATGTCTACTACTCCTTCAGAGTGCTGGCTGAGAATCAGGTGGGCCACAGCCAGCCTAGCCAGCCATCACGCCAATACAGAACCAATCCTGCAG CTCCTGATGAAAGTCCATCAGATGTGCAGGGAGAGGGAACAGAGCCTGACAACTTGGTCATCTCCTGGACA CCACTGACAGGATTTCAAGCCAATGGGCCTGGTTTGGAGTACAAAGTGCAGTGGAGACAGAAGGATGTGGATCATGAGTGGTCTTCAAGGACCGTGGCCAATGTTTCCCAGTGTGTCGTGACTGGAACTGCCACCTACGTGCCCTACGAGATCAAGGTTCAAGCTTTGAACGATTACGGCAACGCCCCAGAGTCTGAAGTGGTAATTGGATACTCTGGAGAGGATT CTCCTTTGTCTGCTCCCGAAAGTGTGCAGGTCACGGTTCGCAACAGCACGCTAGCAGAAGTTCAGTGGGAGCCTGTGTCTCCCACCACGGTCAGAGGAAAACTACAGGGATACAAG GTGTACTACCGTCGCGAGCGGGGCTTGcaggagacagaaacagaggagacagaggaggaggagcaggttTTGACGTTCACTGGGAACCGCAGCGAGGGACGTCTGCCAGGCCTCCAGCCGTACAGCCTCTACAACCTCTTCGTCAAGGTCCTTAACAGCAAAGCAGAAGGACCCCCTAGCCCTGGCAAGAAATTTGAGACACCTGAGGGAG tccCAGGGCCTCCTGCTTTTCTGAGCGTCATCAATCCTAGTTTGGACTCTCTCACTCTGGAATGGGGCGCACCACTGAGGGTCAATGGACGCCTCGCTGGATACACATTAAAATACCAACCAG TCTCTGCAGTGAACACCACCACTGAACTGGGACCAGTCAAGGTCATGACCTTTCTCGGCAATGAGACCACCATTACCCTGGGCAACCTGAACTCCAGCATGCTGTACAAGTTTTATTTAAGTGCAAAGACAACCAAAGGCTCTGGCCCCATCGTCACAGAAGAGGCTTTTACAGTCATGGACACAG ctCGTACTCAACCCACTGTAGAGACGGGCAAAG GCCCCACAGAGCCCCCTCACACAACCTCCCCCATCACTCAGTCTCCGCATCCCCCGTTTCACAAGGGTACAAGCACTCCCT TGCCTCCTGTAGGCCCTGCGTTTGGAACGGTTAACACATCTGTATCAGAAGACGGTGCAGTGATCAATTGGGAATACTTTGGACACCATAAGAATGTATATGTGGAATATATTGTAGAAAACA GTAAAGAGGACTGGAAAAAGGAGTTGGTAAATGGTTCTCACTCGCATATGATAAAAGGTTTAAAGCCGGGGACATCCTATAGGGTGCGTGTGGTAGCTAGAGACCCGGCTGATCCGACAGTCCACAGCACAGACGAAGTGTTGGTTACAGTGCCAG ctgtACCCAGCCGGCAGGTAGACATCGCCACCCAGGGCTGGTTTATTGGCCTGATGTGTGCCATAGCTCTCCTCATCTTGGTCCTCCTCATAGTGTGCTTCATCAAGAGGAACAAGGGTGGCAAATATCCAG tgaaagagaaagaagatgCTCACCAAGACCCAGAGATCCAGCCAATGAAGGAGGATGATGGGACATTTGGAGAATACag GTCTATAGAGAG TGACACAGAGGACCACAAGCCGCTGAAGGGCAGCCGGACACCGTCCAATGGGACGGTGCGCCGTGACGAGAGTGACGACAGCCTGGTGGACTACGGGGAGGGCGGGGACGGACAGTTCAATGAGGACGGGTCCTTCATCGGTCAGTACAGCGGCAAGAAGGAGAAAGACACACACGAAGGCAACGAGAGTTCAGAGGCCCCATCACCTGTTAATGCCATGAACTCATTTGTCTAA
- the nrcama gene encoding neuronal cell adhesion molecule a isoform X1 has protein sequence MDRNREWVPGITAVLLILFSHVTSALEVPLDPKVLEGLPQPPTITLQSPKDYIFDPRENIVINCEAKGKPHPSFSWTRNGTHFDVEKDSKVLMKPGSGTLVIDISGEKAEAYEGTYQCTAHNEHGTAVSNNIVIRQSRSPLWSKERNEAITVQMGVSLVLQCRPPAGLPPPVIFWMDNNFQRLPLDQRVSQALNGDLYFSNVLPEDTRSDYICYARFPHTQTIQQKQPISVTVLENSPVGERRPGFMTPLGITSTKMVLRGETLELECIAEGLPTPEISWQKDGGELPNSRKTFHNFKRTLKISDVNEADGGDYRCTATNKLGTAHHIIKVTVKAAPFWISAPRNLILAPNETGILTCRVSGEPKPKISWFVNGVPIENAPEDQSRKVDDDTVILSNVQPGSSAVYQCNASNEFGYLMANAFVSVLAEPPRVLTPPNRVYQVITNNPALLHCASFGSPIPTITWFKDSQTSIKNDDPYVIHENGTLEIHVAQPLNSGKYTCIATNNLGIKENHVFLEVKEPTRILQQPEYKVVQRGMSAMFECKVKHDPSLIPTMIWLKDNGELPDDERFEVDTDSLIIKDVTDEDEGTYTCIMNTTLDQDSASAMLTVVEATPTPAIVYEKPDPPTALELTDQTERTVKLTWTPGDEHNSPTERFLIQYEDLLHQPGVWVNLTEVDGTSTTAQLNLSPYVYYSFRVLAENQVGHSQPSQPSRQYRTNPAAPDESPSDVQGEGTEPDNLVISWTPLTGFQANGPGLEYKVQWRQKDVDHEWSSRTVANVSQCVVTGTATYVPYEIKVQALNDYGNAPESEVVIGYSGEDSPLSAPESVQVTVRNSTLAEVQWEPVSPTTVRGKLQGYKVYYRRERGLQETETEETEEEEQVLTFTGNRSEGRLPGLQPYSLYNLFVKVLNSKAEGPPSPGKKFETPEGVPGPPAFLSVINPSLDSLTLEWGAPLRVNGRLAGYTLKYQPVSAVNTTTELGPVKVMTFLGNETTITLGNLNSSMLYKFYLSAKTTKGSGPIVTEEAFTVMDTARTQPTVETGKVPPVGPAFGTVNTSVSEDGAVINWEYFGHHKNVYVEYIVENSKEDWKKELVNGSHSHMIKGLKPGTSYRVRVVARDPADPTVHSTDEVLVTVPAVPSRQVDIATQGWFIGLMCAIALLILVLLIVCFIKRNKGGKYPVKEKEDAHQDPEIQPMKEDDGTFGEYRSIESDTEDHKPLKGSRTPSNGTVRRDESDDSLVDYGEGGDGQFNEDGSFIGQYSGKKEKDTHEGNESSEAPSPVNAMNSFV, from the exons ATGGACAGGAATAGGGAATGGGTGCCGGGCATCACAGCTGTGCTATTGATACTCTTCAGTCACGTGACTTCAGCGCTGGAAGTGCCTCTTGATC CTAAAGTACTGGAAGGAT TGCCCCAACCCCCCACTATAACACTACAGTCCCCAAAGGATTACATCTTTGATCCGCGGGAGAACATCGTCATCAACTGTGAGGCCAAGGGGAAGCCTCATCCCAG CTTTTCATGGACAAGAAATGGGACCCACTTTGACGTCGAGAAAGACTCCAAAGTTCTGATGAAGCCCGGTTCAGGAACTCTGGTCATTGACATCAGTGGGGAAAAGGCTGAGGCTTATGAGGGAACATACCAGTGTACAGCTCACAACGAGCATGGCACAGCTGTATCCAACAACATTGTCATTAGACAGTCCA GGTCCCCCTTGTGGTcgaaagagagaaatgaggcCATCACGGTGCAGATGGGGGTCTCCCTGGTGCTGCAGTGCCGACCCCCCGCTGGGCTGCCCCCTCCCGTCATTTTTTGGATGGACAACA ATTTCCAGAGGCTGCCGCTGGATCAACGAGTATCCCAGGCACTGAACGGAGACTTGTACTTCTCCAATGTTCTCCCAGAAGACACCCGGAGTGACTACATCTGCTACGCCCGCTTCCCCCATACACAGACCATCCAGCAGAAACAGCCCATCTCAGTCACCGTGCTGGAGA ACAGCCCAGTGGGGGAGCGCCGTCCTGGTTTCATGACGCCTCTGGGCATAACCAGCACCAAGATGGTTCTGAGAGGGGAGACTCTGGAGCTGGAATGCATCGCTGAGGGCTT GCCCACTCCAGAGATCTCCTGGCAGAAGGATGGTGGTGAGCTGCCGAACAGCAGGAAGACTTTCCATAACTTCAAAAGAACGCTAAAGATTTCTGACGTGAATGAAGCCGACGGTGGCGACTACCGCTGTACAGCCACAAACAAACTGGGCACTGCACACCACATCATCAAGGTCACTGTCAAAG CGGCCCCTTTCTGGATCAGTGCTCCCAGGAACCTGATCCTCGCCCCAAATGAGACTGGCATCCTGACTTGTCGAGTCAGTGGAGAACCCAAGCCAAAGATTAGCTGGTTTGTCAATGGAGTCCCCATAGAGA ATGCGCCTGAGGATCAGAGCCGCAAGGTGGATGACGACACTGTTATTCTCAGCAATGTGCAGCCAGGGTCCAGTGCTGTCTACCAGTGTAACGCATCTAATGAATTTGGCTACCTGATGGCTAACGCTTTTGTCAGTGTTCTTG CTGAGCCACCAAGGGTGCTCACTCCACCCAACAGAGTGTACCAGGTCATCACCAACAACCCTGCCTTACTACACTGTGCCTCCTTTGGCTCACCAATACCAACTATCACATG GTTCAAAGACAGTCAGACCAGCATTAAAAATGATGACCCATATGTGATTCATGAGAATGGTACTTTGGAGATCCATGTGGCCCAGCCACTTAACAGTGGAAAGTACACCTGTATTGCCACCAACAACTTAGGCATCAAAGAGAACCATGTCTTCCTGGAGGTTAAAG AGCCCACTCGTATCCTGCAACAGCCAGAGTACAAGGTGGTGCAGAGAGGCATGAGCGCTATGTTTGAGTGTAAAGTCAAACACGACCCATCTCTCATCCCCACGATGATCTGGCTCAAAGACAATGGGGAGCTGCCTGATGATGAGAG GTTTGAGGTGGACACAGACAGTCTGATTATCAAAGATGTGACAGATGAAGATGAGGGCACTTACACCTGCATCATGAACACCACCCTGGACCAGGACTCAGCCAGTGCCATGCTGACTGTTGTTG AGGCTACTCCTACTCCAGCTATTGTCTACG AGAAACCTGACCCTCCGACTGCTCTGGAATTGACTGACCAGACAGAGAGGACCGTTAAGCTCACCTGGACCCCCGGAGACGAACACAACAGTCCCACAGAGA GGTTTCTGATCCAATATGAGGATCTGCTACACCAGCCAGGTGTTTGGGTCAACCTAACAGAGGTTGATGGTACAAGCACCACAGCACAGCTGAATCTCTCCCCATATGTCTACTACTCCTTCAGAGTGCTGGCTGAGAATCAGGTGGGCCACAGCCAGCCTAGCCAGCCATCACGCCAATACAGAACCAATCCTGCAG CTCCTGATGAAAGTCCATCAGATGTGCAGGGAGAGGGAACAGAGCCTGACAACTTGGTCATCTCCTGGACA CCACTGACAGGATTTCAAGCCAATGGGCCTGGTTTGGAGTACAAAGTGCAGTGGAGACAGAAGGATGTGGATCATGAGTGGTCTTCAAGGACCGTGGCCAATGTTTCCCAGTGTGTCGTGACTGGAACTGCCACCTACGTGCCCTACGAGATCAAGGTTCAAGCTTTGAACGATTACGGCAACGCCCCAGAGTCTGAAGTGGTAATTGGATACTCTGGAGAGGATT CTCCTTTGTCTGCTCCCGAAAGTGTGCAGGTCACGGTTCGCAACAGCACGCTAGCAGAAGTTCAGTGGGAGCCTGTGTCTCCCACCACGGTCAGAGGAAAACTACAGGGATACAAG GTGTACTACCGTCGCGAGCGGGGCTTGcaggagacagaaacagaggagacagaggaggaggagcaggttTTGACGTTCACTGGGAACCGCAGCGAGGGACGTCTGCCAGGCCTCCAGCCGTACAGCCTCTACAACCTCTTCGTCAAGGTCCTTAACAGCAAAGCAGAAGGACCCCCTAGCCCTGGCAAGAAATTTGAGACACCTGAGGGAG tccCAGGGCCTCCTGCTTTTCTGAGCGTCATCAATCCTAGTTTGGACTCTCTCACTCTGGAATGGGGCGCACCACTGAGGGTCAATGGACGCCTCGCTGGATACACATTAAAATACCAACCAG TCTCTGCAGTGAACACCACCACTGAACTGGGACCAGTCAAGGTCATGACCTTTCTCGGCAATGAGACCACCATTACCCTGGGCAACCTGAACTCCAGCATGCTGTACAAGTTTTATTTAAGTGCAAAGACAACCAAAGGCTCTGGCCCCATCGTCACAGAAGAGGCTTTTACAGTCATGGACACAG ctCGTACTCAACCCACTGTAGAGACGGGCAAAG TGCCTCCTGTAGGCCCTGCGTTTGGAACGGTTAACACATCTGTATCAGAAGACGGTGCAGTGATCAATTGGGAATACTTTGGACACCATAAGAATGTATATGTGGAATATATTGTAGAAAACA GTAAAGAGGACTGGAAAAAGGAGTTGGTAAATGGTTCTCACTCGCATATGATAAAAGGTTTAAAGCCGGGGACATCCTATAGGGTGCGTGTGGTAGCTAGAGACCCGGCTGATCCGACAGTCCACAGCACAGACGAAGTGTTGGTTACAGTGCCAG ctgtACCCAGCCGGCAGGTAGACATCGCCACCCAGGGCTGGTTTATTGGCCTGATGTGTGCCATAGCTCTCCTCATCTTGGTCCTCCTCATAGTGTGCTTCATCAAGAGGAACAAGGGTGGCAAATATCCAG tgaaagagaaagaagatgCTCACCAAGACCCAGAGATCCAGCCAATGAAGGAGGATGATGGGACATTTGGAGAATACag GTCTATAGAGAG TGACACAGAGGACCACAAGCCGCTGAAGGGCAGCCGGACACCGTCCAATGGGACGGTGCGCCGTGACGAGAGTGACGACAGCCTGGTGGACTACGGGGAGGGCGGGGACGGACAGTTCAATGAGGACGGGTCCTTCATCGGTCAGTACAGCGGCAAGAAGGAGAAAGACACACACGAAGGCAACGAGAGTTCAGAGGCCCCATCACCTGTTAATGCCATGAACTCATTTGTCTAA